The following are encoded together in the Marmota flaviventris isolate mMarFla1 chromosome 18, mMarFla1.hap1, whole genome shotgun sequence genome:
- the Ccdc106 gene encoding coiled-coil domain-containing protein 106 isoform X1, whose product MNDRNIRRWTMKKDEESLEISIPFDEAQRLDSQIFYSLSPSRGNFDEPPEAASPTLALMNGVKAQLHMALERNSWLQKRIEDLEEERDFLRCQLDKFISSARMDTEDHCRVKPGPRRVEGDSRAGGEASDPESAASSLSGVSEEGSAGERKRRNQKGNAGRRRFGKPKARERQRVKDADGVLCRYKKILGTFQKLKSMSRAFEHHRVDRNTVALTTPIAELLIVAPEKLAEVGEFDPSKERLLEYSRRCFLALDDETLKKVQALKKSKLLLPITYRFKR is encoded by the exons ATGAATGACCGAAACATCCGTAGGTGGACAA TGAAGAAGGACGAGGAGTCTTTGGAGATCTCCATCCCCTTTGATGAGGCACAGCGCCTAGACTCACAGATCTtttacagcctcagcccctcccgGGGGAACTTCGACG AGCCTCCAGAGGCTGCATCCCCCACACTGGCCCTGATGAATGGCGTCAAGGCCCAGCTGCACATGGCCTTGGAGAGGAACTCCTGGCTGCAGAAGCGCATTGAGGACCTGGAAGAAGAGAGGGATTTCTTGCGGTGTCAGCTGGACAAGTTCATCTCCTCTGCCCGGATGGACACAG AGGACCACTGCCGGGTGAAGCCTGGGCCCCGGAGGGTTGAGGGGGACAGCAGGGCTGGTGGCGAGGCCTCAGACCCTGAATCAGCAGCCTCCTCACTCAGCGGGGTGTCTGAAGAAGGCAGTGCCGGCGAGAGGAAGAGGCGGAACCAGAAGGGAAATGCAGGCCGGAGACGCTTCGGGAAGCCCAAGGCTCGGGAGAGACAGCGGG TGAAGGACGCTGATGGGGTTCTCTGCCGCTATAAGAAGATCCTGGGTACCTTCCAGAAGCTAAAGAGCATGTCGCGGGCCTTCGAGCACCACCGCGTGGACCGTAACACAGTGGCGCTGACCACGCCCATCGCAGAGCTGCTCATCGTGGCCCCGGAGAAGCTGGCCGAGGTGGGCGAGTTCGACCCGTCCAAGGAGCGCCTGCTTGAGTACTCGCGCCGCTGCTTCCTGGCACTGGACGACGAGACGCTCAAGAAGGTTCAGGCCCTCAAGAAGAGCAAGCTGTTGCTGCCCATTACTTACCGCTTCAAGCGGTGA
- the Ccdc106 gene encoding coiled-coil domain-containing protein 106 isoform X2 has translation MNDRNILKKDEESLEISIPFDEAQRLDSQIFYSLSPSRGNFDEPPEAASPTLALMNGVKAQLHMALERNSWLQKRIEDLEEERDFLRCQLDKFISSARMDTEDHCRVKPGPRRVEGDSRAGGEASDPESAASSLSGVSEEGSAGERKRRNQKGNAGRRRFGKPKARERQRVKDADGVLCRYKKILGTFQKLKSMSRAFEHHRVDRNTVALTTPIAELLIVAPEKLAEVGEFDPSKERLLEYSRRCFLALDDETLKKVQALKKSKLLLPITYRFKR, from the exons ATGAATGACCGAAACATCC TGAAGAAGGACGAGGAGTCTTTGGAGATCTCCATCCCCTTTGATGAGGCACAGCGCCTAGACTCACAGATCTtttacagcctcagcccctcccgGGGGAACTTCGACG AGCCTCCAGAGGCTGCATCCCCCACACTGGCCCTGATGAATGGCGTCAAGGCCCAGCTGCACATGGCCTTGGAGAGGAACTCCTGGCTGCAGAAGCGCATTGAGGACCTGGAAGAAGAGAGGGATTTCTTGCGGTGTCAGCTGGACAAGTTCATCTCCTCTGCCCGGATGGACACAG AGGACCACTGCCGGGTGAAGCCTGGGCCCCGGAGGGTTGAGGGGGACAGCAGGGCTGGTGGCGAGGCCTCAGACCCTGAATCAGCAGCCTCCTCACTCAGCGGGGTGTCTGAAGAAGGCAGTGCCGGCGAGAGGAAGAGGCGGAACCAGAAGGGAAATGCAGGCCGGAGACGCTTCGGGAAGCCCAAGGCTCGGGAGAGACAGCGGG TGAAGGACGCTGATGGGGTTCTCTGCCGCTATAAGAAGATCCTGGGTACCTTCCAGAAGCTAAAGAGCATGTCGCGGGCCTTCGAGCACCACCGCGTGGACCGTAACACAGTGGCGCTGACCACGCCCATCGCAGAGCTGCTCATCGTGGCCCCGGAGAAGCTGGCCGAGGTGGGCGAGTTCGACCCGTCCAAGGAGCGCCTGCTTGAGTACTCGCGCCGCTGCTTCCTGGCACTGGACGACGAGACGCTCAAGAAGGTTCAGGCCCTCAAGAAGAGCAAGCTGTTGCTGCCCATTACTTACCGCTTCAAGCGGTGA